One genomic window of Candidatus Trichorickettsia mobilis includes the following:
- a CDS encoding transposase, with translation MIGVIGVDFTEKYSELRYGIIFNVTKVILCGTKYLGFKSYSCPTCDHGKSVVFSCKGRFCSRCGKKQTDQWISKATNVLPKTRWQHITFTMPDSLWPIFWLNRNLFGLISAVAAGIIKEIATKKKIVVAIFTALHTFGRDLKRNVHIHLSVTCGGIDSKGNWRKLFFPAEPIKKMWRHRILELFRSEYASSNLKLPSKYQNDGDFNNWMIGLYEISWYVYLQKPSDDHKRNINYLGRYIKRPPISEARIEEYDGLQVTFRFLDHYNNTIDHVTMPVLQFISSLIMHIPDRYFRIIPIAIINTVYLSSLYT, from the coding sequence TTGATCGGGGTAATTGGCGTCGATTTCACTGAAAAATATAGCGAGCTGAGGTATGGTATTATCTTTAACGTTACTAAAGTTATATTGTGCGGAACGAAATATTTAGGATTTAAGAGTTATAGCTGCCCTACATGTGATCACGGTAAATCAGTAGTATTTAGTTGTAAAGGTAGATTTTGTTCTCGTTGCGGTAAGAAGCAAACAGATCAATGGATAAGTAAAGCTACCAATGTTCTACCAAAGACACGTTGGCAGCACATTACATTTACAATGCCCGACTCATTATGGCCAATATTTTGGCTTAATCGCAATCTGTTTGGATTAATTTCTGCTGTTGCCGCCGGAATTATTAAGGAAATAGCAACAAAGAAAAAGATTGTAGTCGCTATATTTACTGCCCTGCACACCTTCGGTAGAGATTTAAAACGTAATGTTCATATCCATTTATCGGTTACTTGCGGCGGTATAGATAGCAAGGGTAATTGGCGTAAATTATTTTTCCCTGCCGAGCCTATTAAAAAAATGTGGAGACATAGAATTCTTGAGTTATTTCGCTCAGAATACGCCTCAAGTAATTTGAAATTACCGTCGAAATATCAAAATGATGGCGATTTTAACAACTGGATGATCGGCCTATATGAAATCAGTTGGTATGTTTATTTGCAAAAACCATCAGACGATCATAAACGCAACATAAACTATTTAGGGCGATATATAAAACGACCTCCTATTTCTGAGGCAAGAATAGAGGAATATGATGGACTGCAAGTAACGTTTAGATTTCTTGACCACTACAATAACACGATTGATCACGTCACAATGCCTGTACTGCAGTTTATATCTAGCCTGATTATGCACATACCCGATCGTTATTTTCGAATAATACCGATTGCAATAATTAACACGGTGTATTTATCCAGTCTCTATACATAA
- the rpsB gene encoding 30S ribosomal protein S2 — protein MSKLPVVSIAELLDAGVHFGHKTARWNPKMAPYIYGIKDDIHIINLQQTAALIPIALNVIYETVKNGGKVLFVSTKVQASDIVAEYAEKCGQYYVNHRWLGGMLTNWGTISRSIKKLDNLEKILNNEEEAAGYTKKETLEITRKKDKLIKSLGGIRNLHDRPDLLVVIDTNKEHLAVKEAVKLEIPMVAVVDTNSDPDAIQFPIPGNDDAMRSIRLYCQLFAKAVLAGVEDALVASGVDIGAMDSSEMTTKNISGITKFKQPKRISKATAVDVETKTAEEFEIGLQADNKQD, from the coding sequence ATGTCAAAGCTACCAGTTGTTAGCATTGCGGAATTACTTGATGCCGGAGTTCATTTTGGCCATAAAACAGCTCGTTGGAATCCAAAAATGGCGCCGTATATTTACGGTATAAAGGACGATATTCATATTATTAATTTACAACAGACAGCGGCTCTTATTCCGATAGCACTTAATGTAATTTATGAAACAGTGAAAAATGGTGGCAAAGTTTTATTCGTAAGTACTAAAGTTCAAGCAAGCGATATTGTTGCTGAATATGCAGAAAAATGTGGGCAATATTATGTTAATCATAGGTGGCTTGGTGGAATGTTAACTAATTGGGGCACTATTTCTCGTTCTATAAAGAAGCTAGATAATCTTGAGAAAATTTTGAACAACGAAGAGGAAGCTGCTGGGTATACCAAAAAAGAAACTTTGGAGATTACTCGCAAAAAAGACAAATTAATTAAGTCCTTGGGTGGAATTCGTAATTTGCATGATAGACCTGATTTGTTAGTAGTAATTGATACCAACAAAGAACATTTGGCGGTAAAAGAGGCGGTTAAGCTTGAAATTCCAATGGTAGCGGTGGTTGATACTAATTCTGATCCAGACGCTATTCAATTTCCTATTCCAGGAAATGATGATGCTATGAGATCTATTAGGTTATATTGTCAGCTATTTGCAAAAGCGGTGCTTGCAGGAGTTGAGGATGCTCTTGTGGCTAGTGGTGTCGATATTGGAGCAATGGATTCTTCAGAAATGACAACTAAAAATATTAGTGGTATTACTAAATTCAAGCAACCAAAAAGAATCTCCAAAGCTACTGCTGTAGATGTAGAAACTAAAACTGCAGAAGAGTTTGAAATAGGGTTGCAGGCTGATAATAAGCAAGACTAA
- the tsf gene encoding translation elongation factor Ts produces MISASLVKDLREKTGAGMMDCKKALLETNGDFEAAIDWLRTKGLAAAAKKAERIAAEGLAAAVVVGNTGAVVEVNSETDFVGRNEKFQHLVKAIGELAVQCDNLESLKVASMPSGKSVADEIIENISTIGENINLRRMNVVKVQDGVVASYVHNSVVEGLGKIAVIVGLESKAADKTKLKALGKQIAMHIAALKPQALNQSDLDPALIQRERDIFFEQSRASGKPDNIIEKMIEGRIRKFFEEVVLVDQVFVIDGKLKISEVLANAAKDLGAELTITNFVRYEVGEGIEQEDKNFADEVAAVMK; encoded by the coding sequence ATGATTAGTGCATCACTTGTAAAAGATTTAAGAGAAAAGACCGGTGCTGGGATGATGGATTGCAAAAAAGCTCTGTTGGAAACAAATGGAGATTTTGAAGCAGCAATAGATTGGTTAAGAACAAAAGGACTAGCTGCTGCTGCTAAAAAAGCTGAAAGGATAGCGGCTGAGGGGCTGGCTGCTGCTGTAGTTGTAGGCAACACAGGAGCAGTAGTGGAAGTTAATTCGGAAACTGATTTTGTTGGTCGTAACGAAAAATTTCAACATTTAGTGAAAGCAATTGGCGAGTTAGCTGTGCAGTGCGATAATTTGGAATCATTGAAAGTGGCTTCTATGCCAAGCGGCAAGTCAGTAGCTGATGAAATTATAGAGAACATTTCTACTATTGGTGAAAATATCAATTTACGACGAATGAATGTGGTAAAAGTCCAAGATGGAGTTGTTGCTTCTTATGTTCATAATAGTGTGGTTGAAGGGCTCGGCAAAATAGCGGTAATAGTGGGTTTGGAGTCAAAAGCAGCTGATAAAACTAAACTTAAAGCATTGGGTAAACAGATAGCAATGCATATTGCGGCATTAAAACCACAAGCATTAAACCAATCTGATTTAGATCCTGCGTTAATACAACGTGAACGTGATATTTTCTTTGAACAATCTCGAGCTTCTGGTAAACCAGATAATATTATTGAAAAAATGATTGAAGGTAGAATTCGCAAGTTTTTTGAAGAAGTAGTTCTAGTGGATCAAGTGTTTGTTATTGATGGCAAATTAAAAATTTCTGAGGTACTGGCGAATGCTGCAAAAGATTTAGGTGCTGAATTAACTATTACCAATTTTGTTCGTTATGAAGTTGGGGAAGGTATAGAGCAGGAAGATAAAAATTTTGCAGATGAAGTTGCAGCAGTGATGAAGTAA
- a CDS encoding DUF2282 domain-containing protein, with product MRDKLSIILVAGVLSLNIADIAAQDNDDIPQEKCYCIAKAGRNDCANKSHSCAGLATKDFDCSEWMYVASGSCKEVGGSVESK from the coding sequence ATGCGTGATAAATTAAGTATAATACTTGTTGCTGGTGTTTTAAGTCTTAATATTGCTGATATTGCAGCGCAAGATAATGACGATATACCACAGGAAAAATGTTACTGCATAGCAAAAGCTGGTCGTAATGATTGCGCTAATAAGTCACATAGTTGTGCTGGACTGGCTACTAAAGATTTTGATTGCTCCGAGTGGATGTATGTTGCCAGTGGATCCTGTAAAGAAGTTGGTGGCTCAGTAGAAAGCAAATAA
- a CDS encoding DUF692 domain-containing protein has translation MRNAIVPNACGVGLRDVHYDIVTALMPPIPWLEVHSENFFTSSNYVHHVLEIITTHYPVSFHSVGLSLGSTDRLDSNHLKKLKNLISLYKPVLISEHLAWSSVEGVFLHDLLPLPYCSDSLQLLCDKVQQVQDYLGQRILIENPALYVKFPESTIPEYDFLNQLVEKTDCGILLDISNLYISSHNLSFVAEEYLAQINTDAIYEIHLAGFSQSAKGLLIDSHNGAIAEVVLVLFEYFIKNYGVRPVIFEQDQDIPVLQELIDQAEKVNAIIKEYVA, from the coding sequence ATGAGAAATGCTATTGTTCCAAATGCTTGTGGTGTAGGGTTACGGGATGTTCACTATGATATAGTCACTGCTTTGATGCCACCTATTCCATGGCTTGAGGTGCATAGTGAAAATTTTTTTACCTCAAGCAATTATGTTCATCATGTTCTAGAAATAATAACCACTCATTATCCTGTTAGCTTTCATTCTGTTGGATTATCTCTTGGTTCTACTGATCGTTTAGATAGCAATCATTTAAAAAAATTAAAAAATTTAATAAGTCTGTATAAGCCGGTACTAATTTCAGAGCATTTAGCGTGGAGTTCAGTTGAAGGCGTATTTTTACATGATTTGTTGCCACTGCCATATTGTTCAGATTCTTTGCAGCTTTTGTGTGACAAGGTGCAGCAAGTACAAGATTATTTAGGGCAACGAATTCTAATTGAAAATCCTGCTTTATATGTTAAATTTCCAGAATCTACAATCCCAGAATATGATTTTCTTAATCAACTGGTAGAAAAAACTGATTGTGGTATTTTACTGGATATAAGTAACTTATATATTAGTAGTCATAATCTTTCATTCGTAGCAGAAGAATATCTTGCTCAGATTAATACCGATGCAATATATGAAATACATTTAGCTGGTTTTAGTCAATCTGCTAAAGGATTATTAATTGATAGCCATAATGGTGCAATCGCTGAGGTTGTGTTGGTATTATTTGAGTATTTCATTAAGAATTATGGTGTACGTCCGGTTATATTTGAACAGGATCAAGATATTCCAGTTTTACAGGAGTTAATTGATCAAGCAGAGAAAGTAAATGCTATCATCAAAGAATATGTTGCTTAG
- a CDS encoding putative DNA-binding domain-containing protein, which yields MLLRDWQINFKNFICDQEAVNFVAVPLTGLDIYKANYFAKLTIALKNKFTNTAKYLQDKFTKLAFKYIFLHQSAIGNLDEYGDLFPTFLKENDLALASDLASIDLMIFNTVTNYATDMLDSSQAINVIVEDLDRLCFILNKAVNLVQVSRAAYQLWEAMAEDKTVANEIDLETQGLISYPKQFKAVLRSINIGQYHWLKAVQQNKNILAATEIALMYDLQFELKQILNFCFKHKLVSEIFYQKET from the coding sequence ATGTTGCTTAGAGATTGGCAGATTAATTTTAAAAATTTTATTTGTGATCAAGAAGCGGTTAATTTTGTGGCGGTGCCGTTGACGGGGCTTGATATTTACAAAGCAAATTATTTTGCTAAATTAACAATAGCACTTAAAAACAAATTTACTAATACAGCTAAATATTTACAAGATAAGTTTACTAAATTAGCTTTTAAATATATTTTCCTACATCAATCAGCTATTGGTAACCTGGATGAATATGGTGACTTATTTCCTACTTTTTTGAAAGAAAATGATTTAGCTTTAGCTAGTGATTTAGCTAGTATTGATTTGATGATATTTAATACAGTGACTAATTATGCAACTGATATGCTTGATTCTTCTCAAGCAATCAATGTCATAGTAGAAGATTTAGATAGACTATGTTTTATCTTAAATAAAGCCGTCAATCTAGTGCAAGTATCCAGAGCAGCATATCAATTATGGGAAGCAATGGCAGAAGATAAAACTGTAGCAAACGAAATAGATCTTGAGACTCAAGGTCTAATAAGCTATCCTAAACAATTTAAAGCTGTACTGAGATCTATAAATATAGGCCAGTATCATTGGCTCAAAGCTGTACAGCAAAACAAAAATATATTAGCAGCAACAGAGATAGCATTGATGTACGATTTGCAGTTTGAGTTAAAGCAAATATTAAATTTTTGCTTTAAACACAAATTAGTAAGTGAAATATTTTATCAAAAAGAAACTTAA
- the tatA gene encoding twin-arginine translocase TatA/TatE family subunit, translating to MGMSLSHLLIILLIILVLFGAGKLPQVMSDLGRGLKAFKDGMQSDNDKKQNDDNI from the coding sequence ATGGGGATGAGCTTAAGCCATTTATTAATAATTTTACTAATAATACTCGTATTGTTTGGAGCCGGAAAATTACCACAAGTAATGTCTGATTTAGGAAGAGGCCTTAAAGCTTTTAAAGATGGTATGCAAAGTGATAATGATAAAAAACAAAATGACGATAATATATAA
- a CDS encoding APC family permease produces the protein MSNNKLGFWAVFALVTGSQIGTGILILPTNLAPFGFLSIVSWAFSIVGVLSLAMVFANLCRYFPETGGPHVYVERIFGRNAAFFIGWTYWLVSWISSTAVVVEAMGYLLPLIEINNQFICLGLEILLLLIITGLNFRGVQAAGAVELILVAFKILPLIIIPIGALFYFNLDNFVIDSSVKDDSNSTNCAKIVLLTIWGFVGLESATTAAGSVSNPGKIIPRAVIAGTLAVAFLYFTNVLSIMGLIKGSDLMHSRSPYVDAARHVFGGQWHLLISIISSMVCIGTLNAWTLVSGQIALGLAESGFLPKIFAKKNVNGAPVFAITISTIGIIILLILTANKSMVQQVTAMINFSTTSFLFVYLVCAVGLVKFLLTNSEHRSLFKLLTALVAVIFSLWVIYETPITTLMIASLFTVSGIPLYLSWYSNGKATEFSGDKI, from the coding sequence ATGTCGAATAATAAACTTGGTTTTTGGGCAGTATTTGCCTTGGTTACTGGTAGCCAGATTGGTACCGGTATTTTAATCTTACCTACTAATTTGGCTCCTTTTGGGTTTCTGAGCATAGTTAGTTGGGCTTTTTCGATTGTCGGTGTATTATCTTTAGCGATGGTATTTGCCAATCTTTGTCGATATTTTCCTGAGACTGGTGGGCCTCATGTATATGTAGAGCGTATATTTGGCAGAAATGCTGCTTTTTTTATTGGCTGGACCTACTGGTTAGTTTCATGGATTAGCTCAACTGCTGTAGTAGTAGAGGCTATGGGATATTTATTGCCGTTGATTGAGATAAACAATCAATTTATATGTCTTGGATTAGAAATATTATTATTGCTGATTATTACTGGTCTCAACTTTAGGGGAGTGCAAGCAGCTGGAGCAGTCGAACTAATATTAGTGGCATTCAAAATCTTACCACTAATAATTATTCCAATTGGAGCATTATTTTACTTTAATCTAGATAACTTTGTTATTGATAGTTCAGTGAAGGATGATAGCAATTCTACAAATTGTGCAAAGATTGTTTTATTAACTATATGGGGGTTTGTCGGACTTGAATCTGCGACTACGGCAGCGGGCTCTGTTTCTAACCCTGGAAAAATTATACCAAGAGCAGTAATTGCTGGAACATTAGCTGTAGCTTTTCTCTATTTTACTAATGTGTTGAGTATTATGGGATTGATAAAAGGCAGTGATTTAATGCATTCAAGATCACCATATGTTGATGCTGCGCGTCATGTTTTTGGGGGGCAATGGCATTTGTTAATATCAATAATTTCTTCCATGGTATGCATAGGAACTTTGAATGCTTGGACTTTAGTAAGTGGTCAAATTGCTTTAGGGTTAGCCGAAAGTGGTTTTCTACCTAAAATCTTTGCAAAAAAGAATGTTAATGGCGCGCCAGTATTTGCTATTACTATCAGCACAATAGGGATTATAATATTGTTAATATTGACCGCTAATAAATCGATGGTACAACAAGTAACGGCGATGATTAATTTCTCTACCACTTCTTTCTTATTTGTCTATCTTGTTTGTGCTGTAGGGCTAGTTAAATTTTTATTGACCAATAGCGAACATAGAAGTTTATTTAAGTTACTTACGGCTTTAGTTGCGGTTATATTTTCGCTTTGGGTAATTTATGAGACCCCAATTACTACATTGATGATCGCAAGTCTATTTACTGTTAGTGGTATACCACTATATTTATCATGGTATAGTAATGGTAAGGCTACTGAGTTTTCGGGTGACAAAATTTGA
- a CDS encoding rhodanese-like domain-containing protein encodes MNSARIAILSFYSFVNISNPEILLPKILLVGKKKLLKGTILIATEGVNGSVSGSYENVKLLVDEIIKLTAANEINVKINYSDKHPFQKLKVKIKAEIIAMNVEELDVHSLKGKYVEPRDWDKFICLEDVITIDTRNDYEVAVGSFNGAIDPKTATFKEFPEWVDKNISLLADKKIAMYCTGGIRCEKSTAYLQRLGFNEVYHLKGGILQYLEDTQNKNNLWQGECFVFDDRRMVASDLTPAEGTRELWLERDK; translated from the coding sequence ATGAATAGTGCTAGAATCGCAATTTTAAGTTTTTATAGTTTTGTTAATATTAGTAATCCTGAAATTTTATTGCCAAAGATTTTGCTGGTAGGTAAGAAGAAATTATTAAAGGGGACTATTTTAATAGCAACAGAGGGAGTTAATGGTTCAGTTTCTGGTAGTTATGAAAATGTTAAATTATTAGTGGATGAAATTATCAAATTAACCGCAGCCAATGAAATAAATGTTAAAATAAACTATAGCGATAAACATCCGTTTCAGAAATTAAAAGTTAAAATTAAAGCTGAAATTATTGCAATGAATGTAGAAGAGCTTGATGTGCATAGCTTAAAAGGTAAGTATGTCGAACCTAGGGATTGGGATAAGTTTATCTGCCTGGAAGATGTAATTACTATTGATACCAGAAATGATTATGAAGTTGCTGTTGGCAGTTTTAATGGAGCAATAGATCCGAAAACAGCAACATTTAAGGAATTTCCTGAATGGGTAGATAAAAACATTTCTTTGTTGGCTGATAAAAAAATTGCGATGTATTGTACTGGTGGTATCAGATGTGAAAAATCTACTGCTTATTTACAGCGATTGGGGTTTAATGAAGTGTATCATCTCAAAGGTGGTATATTGCAATATCTTGAAGATACACAAAATAAAAATAATTTATGGCAAGGCGAGTGTTTTGTTTTTGATGATCGAAGGATGGTAGCGAGTGACCTGACCCCAGCAGAAGGAACCAGGGAATTGTGGTTAGAGCGTGATAAATAG
- a CDS encoding winged helix-turn-helix domain-containing protein, whose translation MINSTCIKRVEIVVSPIPLIWDTIQDQLSSYQNLNIESVFLNNIDEIEQYKKIDLLIVDGDYSNSFNRFRIKTTVIFNHNAEVEFWKGSNEQVKFSLPCRLSHLLELVINNRARQQIFCCINNQWIYDQQCATIVDNQIKCKLTEKENEVIAAMIKADNYQINKEDLLKNIWQYHPESDSSTIEAHLHRLKQKLPANLLQYKENYYRLAITNIE comes from the coding sequence GTGATAAATAGCACTTGTATTAAGAGAGTAGAAATTGTCGTCAGTCCAATTCCATTAATTTGGGATACAATTCAGGATCAATTATCATCATATCAAAATTTAAACATAGAATCTGTGTTTTTAAATAATATTGATGAAATTGAGCAATATAAAAAAATAGACCTATTAATTGTTGATGGAGATTATAGTAATTCGTTTAATAGGTTCCGTATAAAAACTACGGTAATTTTTAATCACAATGCGGAAGTAGAGTTTTGGAAGGGGTCTAATGAACAAGTCAAATTTAGTTTACCATGTCGTCTATCTCACCTACTAGAATTAGTAATTAATAATAGAGCAAGGCAACAAATTTTTTGCTGTATTAATAATCAATGGATATATGATCAGCAATGTGCCACTATTGTTGATAATCAAATTAAATGTAAATTAACTGAGAAAGAGAATGAGGTAATTGCGGCGATGATCAAGGCCGATAATTATCAAATCAATAAAGAGGATTTGCTGAAAAATATCTGGCAGTATCATCCAGAATCTGATTCAAGTACTATAGAAGCGCATTTACATCGTTTAAAACAAAAACTCCCTGCCAATTTATTGCAATATAAAGAAAATTATTACAGGTTAGCTATTACAAATATTGAATAG
- a CDS encoding ComF family protein has product MILKSIWLCCRFIIDYILPPRCLSCAELTITAQGFCPDCWKKLNFIAKPYCCICGCQLNVSIFDNMLCGRCINTKSPYDWVRSLFIFDAHSSKIIHAFKYYDKTDMAKVLAKMLYYRYKSELVNIDLIVPVPMHKFKRLFRMYNQSHILAQELKIIINKPLDYRLLIKDKWTKSQTALSKKARMHNIHGSIKFNQKHFKGKNILLVDDVLTTGSTIKECSRLLKSNGAQCVYVITIART; this is encoded by the coding sequence ATGATCCTAAAGTCTATTTGGTTATGCTGCCGTTTTATTATTGATTATATCTTACCTCCTCGTTGTCTATCTTGTGCTGAATTAACCATTACCGCACAGGGGTTCTGTCCTGATTGCTGGAAAAAATTAAATTTTATTGCCAAACCATATTGTTGTATTTGTGGTTGCCAACTTAATGTCTCTATTTTTGATAATATGTTGTGTGGTCGATGTATTAATACAAAATCTCCATATGATTGGGTACGTAGTTTATTTATATTTGATGCACATAGCAGTAAAATAATCCATGCTTTTAAATATTATGATAAAACTGATATGGCAAAAGTTTTAGCCAAAATGTTATATTACCGATATAAATCAGAATTAGTAAATATTGATTTAATAGTTCCGGTACCAATGCATAAATTTAAACGATTATTTCGTATGTATAATCAATCTCATATACTAGCCCAGGAGTTAAAAATAATTATCAATAAACCATTGGATTATCGTTTGTTGATTAAGGATAAGTGGACTAAGTCACAAACCGCTTTATCAAAAAAAGCTAGAATGCACAATATTCATGGTAGTATTAAATTTAATCAAAAACATTTTAAAGGTAAAAATATTTTGTTGGTAGATGATGTGCTGACTACTGGCAGCACTATTAAAGAGTGTAGTAGGTTGTTGAAGAGTAATGGAGCACAGTGTGTTTACGTAATTACTATAGCAAGAACTTAG
- a CDS encoding VirB8/TrbF family protein: MKTDPVLGSIQEYIKSGEYFISARKWYKEKYLKPFPQRSMMFVCTSTFCLLFIGIAVNVSSLFPLAEQVRYSLNVRDASQSSAKITRADYIADDPLASIADIMVQGYVLQREKYDYNMLQQQFTFVKNTSNRLTYRKFYNAMNIDNLESPILRYQREVRRSVVKILSSKYTDNNEITITFESLAKSAGGDVVENKTWEAIVGFDIDDIDISVPSETKFNFIVTNYRLKQLVDKQQK, translated from the coding sequence ATGAAAACAGATCCAGTATTAGGTTCTATACAGGAGTATATCAAATCTGGTGAGTACTTTATATCAGCTAGAAAATGGTATAAGGAAAAATATTTAAAGCCATTTCCGCAAAGATCAATGATGTTTGTGTGTACTTCTACTTTTTGTTTATTGTTTATTGGAATCGCTGTAAATGTATCATCATTATTTCCTCTAGCAGAACAGGTGCGGTATTCTTTAAATGTTCGTGATGCTTCTCAGAGCTCAGCGAAAATCACTCGTGCTGATTATATTGCAGATGATCCTTTAGCTTCGATTGCAGATATTATGGTGCAAGGTTATGTGCTGCAACGTGAAAAATATGATTACAATATGTTGCAACAACAATTTACGTTTGTTAAAAATACTTCCAATAGATTAACTTATAGAAAATTTTATAATGCGATGAATATTGATAATTTAGAATCACCGATTTTGCGTTATCAAAGAGAAGTAAGACGTTCAGTGGTAAAGATATTGTCATCAAAATATACAGATAACAATGAAATAACGATTACTTTTGAGAGCTTAGCTAAAAGTGCCGGTGGTGATGTGGTAGAGAATAAGACTTGGGAAGCAATAGTGGGTTTTGATATTGACGATATTGATATATCAGTTCCTTCAGAAACTAAATTTAACTTTATTGTAACTAATTATAGACTTAAACAGTTAGTTGATAAACAGCAGAAATGA
- the virB9 gene encoding P-type conjugative transfer protein VirB9 has protein sequence MLICHETSFAIRESRPTPVDSRIRVMVYNPDDVFKFTGYYNYQASIELAKEEEVVSISMGDTTGWQVVPAGNRIFIKPIETDATTNMTLITNKRTYLFELYAEEANDIRDPEMVFNLRFIYPDEEEEEHIRNYSTASVGPDLTHPEKYNFNYSISGQEEIAPIRIFDDGEFTYLQFRDKNADLPAIFAVDEELRESMVNYRLSTDNKSLIIIEHVFQKLSVRHGKKVVCIFNEAFKPT, from the coding sequence ATGCTGATTTGTCATGAAACGAGCTTTGCGATTAGAGAATCTAGACCTACACCGGTAGATAGTCGCATCAGGGTAATGGTATATAATCCTGATGATGTTTTTAAGTTTACAGGGTATTATAACTATCAGGCCAGTATAGAATTAGCCAAGGAAGAAGAAGTAGTGAGTATCTCAATGGGCGATACTACGGGATGGCAAGTAGTGCCAGCTGGTAATAGGATTTTTATCAAACCAATAGAAACAGATGCTACTACAAATATGACTTTGATTACTAATAAAAGAACTTATTTATTTGAGTTATATGCTGAGGAGGCCAATGATATTAGAGATCCAGAAATGGTATTCAATTTAAGATTTATATATCCCGATGAAGAAGAAGAAGAACATATACGAAATTATTCTACTGCATCTGTGGGACCTGATTTGACGCATCCTGAAAAGTATAATTTTAATTATTCAATAAGTGGCCAAGAAGAGATCGCTCCAATTAGAATCTTTGATGATGGAGAATTTACCTATTTGCAATTTAGAGATAAAAATGCTGATTTACCGGCTATTTTTGCTGTAGATGAAGAATTAAGAGAATCAATGGTAAATTATCGCCTATCAACTGATAATAAAAGTTTGATAATTATTGAGCATGTATTTCAAAAATTATCAGTGCGTCATGGTAAGAAAGTGGTATGTATATTCAATGAAGCATTTAAACCAACATAA